A single window of Aquarana catesbeiana isolate 2022-GZ linkage group LG10, ASM4218655v1, whole genome shotgun sequence DNA harbors:
- the TMEM147 gene encoding BOS complex subunit TMEM147, protein MTLFHFGNCFALAYFPYFITYKCSGLSEYNAFWRCVQAGATYLCVQLCKMLFLATFFPTWEGAVGAYDFIGEFMKATVDLADLLGLHLVMSRNAGKGEYKIMVAAMGWATAELVMSRCLPLWVGARGIEFDWKYIQMSIDSNISLVHYMAVAALVWMWTRYDLPTHFRLPVTVLLGLSMYKAFLMDCFVHIFLLGSWTALLLKAVVTGVLSLSCLTLFVSLVHGN, encoded by the exons ATGACGCTCTTCCACTTCGGGAATTGTTTCGCTCTGGCCTATTTCCCTTATTTCATCACCTACAAGTGCAGCGGCCT GTCCGAGTACAACGCCTTCTGGAGATGTGTGCAGGCCGGAGCCACCTACCTCTGTGTACAACTCTGCAAG ATGCTCTTCTTGGCGACATTTTTCCCAACGTGGGAAGGCGCGGTGGGAGCGTACGACTTCATCGGG GAGTTTATGAAGGCCACGGTTGACCTGGCGGACCTCCTGGGGCTACATTTAGTGATGTCCAGGAATGCTGGGAAAGGAGAGTATAAGATAATGGTGGCAGCCATGGGATGGGCGACCGCAGAGCTCGTCATGTCTAG GTGTCTACCTCTGTGGGTTGGTGCTCGAGGAATAGAATTCGATTGGAAATACATCCAGATGAGCATCGATTCCAACATCAGCTTG GTTCATTACATGGCTGTAGCCGCTCTTGTATGGATGTGGACGCGGTACGACCTCCCGACTCACTTCCGTCTTCCCGTAACCGTCCTCCTGGGACTCAGCATGTATAAAGCCTTCCTCATGGA CTGCTTCGTCCACATCTTCCTGCTGGGCAGCTGGACTGCTCTCCTCCTGAAGGCCGTGGTCACCGGTGTCCTGTCCTTAAGCTGTCTCACCCTCTTCGTCAGTCTCGTCCACGGCAACTGA